One genomic region from Nymphaea colorata isolate Beijing-Zhang1983 chromosome 12, ASM883128v2, whole genome shotgun sequence encodes:
- the LOC116265977 gene encoding probable carboxylesterase 15 gives MHPEVAIDLLGLIQVQTDGTITRQDLDKPPFFVPASASDHVPSVDVTIDPATKLWARIYRPPVLADKPLPVIVYVHGGGFCLFTPGYKDYHRHAARLASATSSIVFSVAYRLAPEHRLPAAFDDVRAALLWLFSSDAQHHLSASADLSRLIIMGDSAGGNIIHNVLASSEGLELPGLRGVVLLQPYYGTEERTESEKESDEQGVLTIKNIDTCWVLALPESDQPTNRDHPFCSPPAERLPEVGVMVVTGGRDLLRDRSVMLVEELKKLGRKAVELHVFPEEDHAFYVRSVDGEASTELMSLISTFVSQF, from the coding sequence ATGCATCCGGAGGTGGCGATAGACTTGTTGGGCCTAATCCAGGTGCAGACGGACGGGACCATCACACGGCAGGACTTGGACAAGCCACCATTTTTCGTCCCAGCGTCCGCCTCCGACCATGTTCCCTCCGTCGACGTGACCATCGACCCGGCCACCAAATTGTGGGCACGCATTTACCGTCCGCCGGTCCTCGCCGACAAACCGCTCCCAGTAATTGTCTACGTCCACGGGGGAGGCTTCTGCCTCTTCACCCCGGGCTACAAAGACTACCACCGGCATGCTGCTCGCCTCGCCTCTGCTAcgtcctccatcgtcttctccGTCGCATACCGCCTGGCACCGGAGCACCGCCTACCAGCTGCCTTCGACGATGTGCGTGCTGCTCTTCTCTGGCTTTTCAGTTCGGATGCTCAACACCACCTCTCCGCCTCAGCCGACCTCTCTCGACTTATCATCATGGGGGACAGCGCCGGCGGGAACATCATCCACAACGTCCTGGCCTCCAGCGAGGGGCTCGAACTGCCAGGGCTGAGGGGGGTGGTGCTCCTGCAGCCCTACTACGGCACGGAGGAGCGAACAGAGTCAGAGAAAGAATCGGACGAGCAGGGGGTCCTCACCATAAAGAACATAGATACGTGCTGGGTGCTGGCACTGCCAGAGAGCGACCAACCGACTAACAGGGACCACCCGTTCTGTAGCCCGCCGGCAGAGAGGCTGCCGGAGGTCGGGGTGATGGTGGTGACGGGAGGGCGGGACTTGCTGAGAGACCGTAGTGTGATGTTGGTGGAGGAGCTGAAGAAGTTGGGGAGAAAGGCAGTGGAGTTGCACGTCTTCCCGGAGGAGGACCATGCCTTCTACGTGCGCAGTGTTGATGGAGAGGCGTCCACCGAGTTGATGAGCTTGATCTCTACCTTCGTCTCGCAGTTTTGA
- the LOC116265944 gene encoding probable carboxylesterase 15, whose product MESTPRIEQTSTTKAMMYPAVEIDVWCLIQVQPDGTVTRVVDFDHPPLFVPASASDPVPSVDVTLDPSTGLWARIYHPPVSTDKQLPLIVYVHGGGFCLFSPGVDDFHRLATRLASATSSIVLSVAYRLAPEHRLPAAYDDLRAALRWLSNPDARQHLLASADLSRLFIMGDSAGGNIIHNVLASNEGPKLPGLKGVVLLQPFYSSEERTESEKASDEQGFLTVKIADACWVLARPESNEPRTRDHPFCCPPAEGLPDVAVMVVTGGRDVLSDRSVLLTAELKKLGREAVELHVFPEEEHAFYLPSQEREALTELMGLISKFVSRF is encoded by the coding sequence ATGGAGTCCACCCCCCGAATCGAGCAGACCTCGACGACGAAGGCAATGATGTATCCGGCGGTGGAGATAGACGTGTGGTGCCTAATCCAGGTCCAGCCGGACGGCACCGTAACACGAGTGGTGGACTTCGACCACCCACCGCTTTTTGTCCCGGCCTCTGCATCCGACCCTGTCCCCTCCGTCGACGTGACCCTCGACCCATCCACCGGATTGTGGGCACGCATCTACCACCCGCCGGTTTCTACCGACAAACAGCTCCCGCTCATTGTCTACGTTCACGGAGGCGGCTTCTGCCTTTTCTCCCCTGGCGTCGACGACTTTCATCGGCTCGCCACTCGCCTCGCCTCTGCGACGTCCTCCATAGTCCTCTCGGTCGCTTACCGCCTTGCGCCAGAGCACCGCCTCCCGGCTGCCTACGACGACCTGCGAGCTGCTCTTCGTTGGCTTTCCAACCCTGATGCTCGCCAACACCTCTTGGCCTCAGCTGACCTCTCTCGCCTCTTCATCATGGGGGACAGCGCCGGTGGAAACATCATTCACAATGTCCTCGCCTCCAACGAGGGACCCAAGCTGCCTGGTCTCAAGGGCGTGGTGCTCTTACAACCCTTTTACAGCTCGGAGGAGCGAACAGAATCAGAGAAAGCATCGGACGAACAGGGGTTTCTCACCGTGAAGATCGCAGATGCGTGCTGGGTGCTGGCACGGCCAGAGAGCAACGAACCGAGGACCAGAGACCACCCGTTCTGTTGTCCGCCGGCAGAGGGGCTGCCGGACGTTGCGGTGATGGTTGTGACGGGAGGTCGGGACGTGCTGAGTGACCGGAGCGTGCTGTTGACCGCAGAACTGAAGAAACTGGGAAGGGAAGCGGTGGAGTTGCACGTTTTTCCGGAGGAGGAGCACGCCTTTTACTTGCCCAGCCAAGAGAGAGAGGCGCTCACCGAGTTGATGGGCTTGATCTCTAAGTTCGTCTCTAGGTTTTGA